The Gossypium arboreum isolate Shixiya-1 chromosome 4, ASM2569848v2, whole genome shotgun sequence DNA segment ACACTGAAGATGCCTCTGGGAGAGTTTTCTCTGAGTCTTGTGCGTGCATCACAACTATATTAGTTAGAGTGTCTCAGGGTCTTCGAGCATGTTCTTCGACTCAGGCTCCTAAGGGAATTGCCTCTCCCTCTGTGATTAATGAATCATTGAAACAGATTTTGGACCATGCTGTTACGTCCCATTTAGTGGACCATCTATGTTTATGTTTAGCAACTTCAGGTGCAAGTCTCAGTTCTGGATCCACAAATATGCTGCTTGCTGCGTGTGAAGCATGTAGGGCTATCTGGTCATTGATGGATGCTCATGAAATCTTTTTCATGAAGGAAAATCCCAGTTTGTTTCCCTTGGATGCTTTGTGGAGTCACTCTTTGGCTCGACTTGACATCAGAGATCATGCCCGTGGTTGGCTGGCTGGAACAGAAGCAGCGAAAGTTGTTGATGCAGTAACTAGGGCTTTTGTCAGATCAAAATCTGTGCAGTTTGCTATAGTCAATTGCCTTCATCAACGTGTAGAGCCAGCATTATCTGCTGCTATTCATGTACTTCTTCCTCTAACTGAAAATGCTTCTGTACTAAGGAGCAGCTGAATTCTTaacatttattttatattgtttaACCAGTGTAGATAATATATTAATACATTTCTTTCTTAGATTTTTCAGATTTTGTCAAGATGTTGCCTACACAATGGCATTATTCCAACTGTTCTTTGCGGCCTTCCCAATTCCCTACCTGTTACTACTATTGTTAGCGGTGGAGCCGACGGTACCATTGTTTCAGAGCTATTCTCTATATTATCTCTATGTTCATCGTTGAACAAAGATGCACAATCAGATATGAAGTGTAAAATAAGCAATCCTCCTGCCTTGACTCTGCATACATGTCTTCTCCTTGCTACAATTGCTCAGTGTTTAAAATCTACTGGAAGAAATTCTGCTATATTTATGCTTACAACCTCTCCAAAGAAGCAGCTCTCTCGACTTACTATACTTGCTCAGCATGTTTCTTCCAAAGATACAACTATAACCTCATTACAACCTCATTCTGCATCAGCAATGCTGGCTTTTGCTTCCATTCTATCACTTGAAGGTGGACTGTCTGTTGAGTCTGCCATATCTGAAATTGCAGTGCCCTTGATTCCTCCAACTAGCACACTTTGTGATCACCTTAAAATTTCCTCAGACTGTGAAAATGATGTTGGCCCTAAGAACACCAAAGCTGTTCTCTCATATTGGCATGGTTTTAGGGATGGATGTGTAGGCTTGTTAGAATCCAAACTGAAATGGGGAGGACCATTGGCTGTACAGCAGTTGATTGCAAGTGGTATCCCGTTACTTCTTATTAATTTTTTGGCCAGCAACCATTCAGTCGCTTCACGTCAAGGAGTTGATAGCCCAAATGATGGAGTTGGCCTATCCCCTATAGGAGTTGTATGGGCAGTTTCATCGATATGTTACTGCCTTTCAGGTGGAGTACTAACCTTTCGGCAAACCTTGCTCAACAGTGAGAACATGAAGCTCATCTGTAGTTTGATATCTGATGTTCATCTCAAGCTTGTCAGGTCCTGGGTTGGGCCTGGTGGAGGGAAAGATGGAATCAGAGATACAATAAATACGGTAATTGATTTCTTAGCATTTCCTTTTGTTGCTGTACAAAATGCTCCTGGGTTGCCAGCTGCTACTGCTTCAGTAAATAGTGGGTTCATTCTCAACATGGGTTCACCCGCTGAGAGAGTATGCAAGGAAGACAAGGAGATGGTGAAAGCAATTGTGGAAGATATGGGGAAATATATTAAAATCCTCCTCGAGGTTAGATCCTGTTCATTTCTTTCTTTATAGGACATAGGTTGGAGTAGGATGGCTGCTGCCCTGCCTGCTTTCTTGTCGGGTTATCATGAGAAAATGTGCCATTCAATGAGCTTTTTTCTCCCTAGCTGAATGGTGCTTGGCTAATTGATGCAGCTTATAACTTGTACGTGGCCCTTCAATGCACAAGACTATACACGCTTTAAATAAGTGACTCAGTTTTTCTAGAGATAATTTCTTATTTCTTTAATGGCTTTGTCCCCTCAGCCCAGAATAAATGGTCGTGGAAAAGCACATGTTTGAGGAGATTTTCTGCTTTCCCAATCTTAGTTTAGTGTGGATGATGTTTACAGTACTAATATGGCCTTGAGTTATTGAGACCCTGTACTTTCCTCATTTAGTATCTTCTGAACTTCTCAGGTGGGAGTTCCTGGCATAGTTCTTCGTTGTTTGGATCAATTAGAGTCAAAGGATCTGGGAAGAACtgttgcctttcttgccaaaatGGTAGGACATCGACCACTTGCAGTCCAACTTGTAGGGAAAGGGTTGTTGGATCCAAATAGAATGAGAAGGTTGCTTGATTCAAGTCCAAGAGATGCCACACTTGACACTTTGATGATTGTGTCTGATTTAGCTCGTATGGATAAGGTCAGGTTATGTTTTTATTAAACAATTCCCGCTGCATCATCAGATACAAATTCTAACTCTTAGGTCCTTTCCATGATTAAATTTAGCTTTCTAGAGCACAAAGCTGAGGGACACGTTTTCTCAAATTTGAATGATTGGCTCTTCTAGCAACTTAACATGAAAACTTTCTTCCTATTCGAGCAGTTTTATGAAggtgatattttaattttttccgaCGATTGAGCCATTTGTCAGTGTGGTTGAGTTGTTACTCTTTCAACTCCTTAATGTGATCCATCAATTcctgaaataatttaattgaccCCTTCCCCGTTTGTACCATATTTTTGTTTGATTCATATGAACTTCTAGGGGATACAAATGATTGTCTTCCATGAACTGGGTTATATACTCTGAAGTTCACTTAAAAAGAAACATAAATGTAAATTTGCTGGTATTTATATACTCTTTAAAGGGAGATGAATCGTGAATGTGTAACAGAAGCTTGTGCTCTGACTAAAATTTGGATAATGTGGTTATGCAGGGTTtctatgaattcatcaatggggCTTTGATTTTAGACACTTTACGGGACTTTCTCTCTCATGAAGATCCCAATGTTCGTGCCAAAGCATGCAATGCTCTAGGCAACATGTGTCGGCATAGTGCATACTTCTATGATTCACTGGTAAGTACCAGACAACGCATAGCTTTGTGGCCGTGGTAAACTGTAAGAACCATTATTCTACAATGTTTGTTAGCATTTTAAAATTCATTACGTAggaattcgggaattgttggagatattgtgattatttcattattattggtCATCGAATGAAAATTTATATTGCAGGCTTTTAGTTGTCTGATTCTTGACTAACCAATTCATTTATGTAGGCAAGACATCACATCATTGGGCTCCTTATTGATCGATGTGCTGATCCAGACAGACGGACAAGGAAATTTGCATGTTTTGCAGTACGATATGTTCTTAATCATTATGAAATTTAACAGCAGCATGTTATAAGCTCGTGGCTATGGTATATACGCATATAACTTAAAGCCGAGTATTAATTGTTTCCGCAGATTGGAAATGCTGCCTACCATAATGATATGTTGTACGAAGAATTGAGGAGATCAATACCTCAACTAGCAAAGCTGCTGGTTTCAGCAGAAGAAGACAAGACTAAAGCAAATGCTGCAGGTGCACTGAGTAATCTTGTGCGCAACTCTAACAAGCTCTGCGAAGAAATCATCTCCAAGGGGGCCATACAGGTATGTTGCATTGATCTCTAGTCTCGCTTATTCGTGAATATTTGACAACAATAAATCTAACAAGGTAGGGAAGAATTGCAGAACTTTTATATGGTCTCTAGTAAGCTCTCTAAGCACCAAGAAGTAGACTTTTTTGCTTAGTTATTCTAGATTTGTTTAAGGGCTAGGTTACTTGTGGAAGCTCTAAAGCTCATTCAAAATTAGGaaagtttggataaaaatattaagtttGAATCCACCTTGGACtgtttgataatttttaatatattattcaattttatatatatgtaatttatatcataaaattaagtttataataatatataatcaattaaataatatgttaacTTGTTTATGTTTACATTTTTAATAgaagaaaaaattattaaatcttaaattaaaaataacttaatttttaaaaatataaaaaaatatgagTTAGCTTAAAATGAATTCAagttaatcatatatatatatgggtgaACTTAGGCCAAATTGAAagatttatattttagatcaggTCGAATTTAAGTCAATATAAAATATACTAATACTACAAATATAAGTCTGGCTCAAGAACACATCTATGTTATTTCTTTCCATCAAATTCATCATATTGGTCAAGAGTACTCGAACATTGACTCCTGCTTTGTTTTTTCGACAGGCATTACTAAAATTGGTAGCCGATTGTTCAGCAGTTGCTTTAAATCCAAGCAAAAAGGATGCAGTTACTGAGTCACCATTAAAGATAGCTCTTTTCTCACTGGGAAAGATGTGCGCATATCCAAATTGCCGACAGTTCCTTCGTTCATCGGAGTTGTTCCCGGTGATAGGACGGCTTCGGCAATCCCCGGAATCAAGCATTGTAAAGCTTGCAGTAGCTATTGTGAGCAAAGTTACGGATGCATCATGACTGGTGAAGGTAAAATGTTGATGTTTTACTTAATGGTCAGTTCTTTTGACCTTATCAACTTGATTTCCACTGAAGTCATCAACCGTAGTTCCTTGGTCAGTAATGTTTGAGCCTTTAAAAAACCCAAAGAATATAGCAAATGCTTCTGAATCTTGTCATGCAAGAAATTTTCAGAGGTATAGACACCGTGAAGCATCTGTATTTTTATGCTAGTATAATACTATTATAGTATTTGATTTTGTTCAATCTGctatatgtgatatatatattatatgattagtattttagtattttatctATTCGAGTTTTTATCTTCATAAGCAAAATTTAAAGTttgatatatataatttttaatcggAGAGATTCACTTAATCAGTGTAAAATTAAAgtagtttttttatattttttcgtaatttttatacaattgatattttaataatttaacatcATATTTCATGCTATGTTTATAGATCATGTATATCAAGTtgacataattttttaaaattaattatttattttacataaaaaattcaattgttaaatatatattaatatagattATTTTAGATTGATAGGTATAAATATAGTATTTTTAAATTGATTAGATATTTTGATAAAAAAGTTAAGAAAGGGTTTAAGtggttatattttttaattaattaaatataatataagtaCAAATATAAAATTCAAAGATAGTAATCCTTTTGATAAGTTGAAAAACTAAGCACAAAAATATTAGGTATTGAACTTAAGTGATAAAATTTCTttgatattatatttaaaattaagtatgagatataattagattgtttgagaaaagtaaattttaaatcatgaaaattttaaataaaattttattcttatttttaaaacATAGTTTTTAAAAGTTAAAGGATAATACaatgtttaaaataaaaataataaaataaattgaaaatattctCCAAAGTAACTCTTTTATCTAATTAAAGTTGTGATGCAGTTACGTGCGTTCTTAGTGCCCTACAACCTTTCCCATCGGCCTAAACAATCTCGTTTAAGGGTAAATAAAACTCGATtcgattaaaaaaattaaaaaaaatttaaaatttaaaatttaaattgaattattcgaattattcgaattaaCTTGAATAACtcgatttaaatttcgagttcataactcgaataattcaaataataaattaGTGTAAATATCTTTTGTctctaaaaactttaaaataaacaaattagaCTCTcttaacataaaatataaaaataattcaaaataattttcaaaattcaaaatttatatttttagaaaattataaaaattctaaaaaatataaaaagaacaattctaaaatttttctaaaataataattttaagacctaattaataattcaaatttaTCATATCGTATTCAagtacattatttttattattattttgctttaaaaaattcaaatatatatagtttCAAATTTGTGTGCTCTAATATAGAATTAATTAATCtgtaacaatatttttattttacacaaCTTGAACAATTTCACTTGATTCGACTCAACTTGAATTTTATTTCAAGTGActcgatcgaatgctcacccctattcatccccctttcaattgtgtgctttctctttctctttctctttctatGCTAGCAGTTCTAATCCGATAGAACAATATTTTGATATGATAGAATCGGCTAAACTTTTTATTCAAACAATCACATAACACATTTCACATTATTAAACAAAAAAGAGCAAAGCTTGAGAGGCAAGGCAGCATTGTCAAAGAAACTGCACTTCCATAATGCACTCACAAGTGCCAAATAAGAGTGTAACTAATCAACTTCATCATTTCTTTGTTTTGATTCAGTTTTAGAATATGCAAACACTAAGATATGGGGCTACAGACTTGCCTTCAGGAAACTCGATACGCGAAAATGGAAACAGGGAGAAGACAAGCTAAATTGAAAAACAATAGCATCTCAAGCAACCATTCAGAACTATGATTTTATCAACTTTATCTCAAATCTAAATGCTTCTCTAATCTGAAATTCTACTAGCTAGGTCAAGTGTTGAAAGCTAAAAATAAAATCCACCAATGTAAGGTGGCCTAAAGCATAAACTAGAAGTTGAATATGAGCATATACTGCAGGCAAAAGCAGCCATCAGAAATACCCAAGTTGAATATGAGCACATACTGAATCCCTTCCCTTCATTTCTAGGTTAACATGGTGAGTTTGCTTTGGGAAACCTATTTGCCTTGATTGATCCTATTCGCAGTAAACATAAACTGAAGAACAGTGGTGATTTAAGAATGTAAAAATCAATCAACAGACGCATTATGTTCAACTTGTTAATCCATTAATCGAATCGAATTACCATCAAAAGCTTCAAATCTCAAATCCGTAAATTAATGGCAAATGAAAACTTTAAACCACCAGATTCAGGTTCTTCAATAAAGAAGACCCAAAGAAAGCAAAGGAAAATTGCTCAACTAAAGTGAAGACTATAAGTAATAGCTAAGGAATTATTATCTTCACCTGAGATAACCAGGTATCTTGATGCGAATAAAGAGCGTAGTCATGACATAGGCAATAACAACGGAGGAGATTCCTGCAATGGCGTAGGAAACCTTGACGCTCCTTGCCCTGTTTTTATCAAGGGCAAGATCCAAGAGGACAATCCCAATTCCACCAAGCACAAACATAAACCCAGAGGAGAGTCCTTCTATGATGTATTGACCATTGACTCGGCCTGGAAGGAAAACAACAGGTCGGACGGCGCCAGTGGCAGGGTCTTGGGTAGAGCCAATGCCAGGGGGCTCCACGATGACGTCGTAGACGAAGCCGGAGACCACCATGAAGTAAGTGAGGAGGACGAGAGAAAAGACGGTCATGGCGGAAGGAAGCGAGACGGAGGGGATCTTGAGGCGGAGGCGCGGAGGGCGAAGGAAAGAGTAGGGGACGACTTTCAAGATGTGGAATACTGGGTCCATTGAGAATTGAGAGGATGCGTCAGCTGCGGCGACAGCGCCGGCGGATTGGCTATCTGCTTTCGGAGCCATTTCTGTTTTTTCAGTCGTTTCCTATCTGTGCTTTGATCACTATGCTCTCACTTCGGGGTTTGATGATATTTGGAATGATACAAtccaaaaaatagaaaaaaaaatattccTTTCTaagttaatttaaattaaaatcagTATAACTCGATTGATATAATGTATTTTTAGCCACATTTTCACTTAAAGCTAATAACTTAAACATTTTAAtacataatttttatttcatgttgtttcaagttttttaattaatatttataattaatgaatatattattttcaaattttttattttaattcattttaattaatgtttcttttatttataaaattaaataattattataaatatcattatttttagtaaatataattttatatatataatatttatttttcaatccatATTAAAAATACCATACTTAAAATATCGGTGGaggaaataaatatttgatatataaatattatatataaagaaaaatacatCAAAAGAATTAGttgatatttttctaaaaataattacatatttattatttgattttataaataaaagagatattaattaaaaataaaaaaatatatttattaattaaaaattaattaaaaaagcttaaaataacctaaaataaaaatacatattaaaatgtttattaaatgaattaaacgAAAGACTTAAGGATAGATTTACAATTATCTAACCATCTAACCAAAATAGATAAtgtgttaaaaatattaattaaaaataaaataaaaaatgtttgaaacaacatgaaataaaaaatacaaatgtgagTAGGAAAGAAAATAAACCCGAGACTCAAGGACAACAACAGTAATATTTAACCAGAGCTGAGTTATCAATTTCCAATAAAAGCACATCCTACAGGGGGTGTGATTTCAGTGAAGACGCGCCCCATAAGATGCATCTTACTTTCTCTCTCCAAAAACGACATATACTGGTAAATTTTATAGAAAAACGACATATTTCTTTAATTTACCCGTTAATAATAAATTTACCTTGTgacaattttgtaacttttaaaatttagtggtaaactattttaaaaaatatagtatattttattaatatatataattaatctgTGGTACgagtaaaaaattaatatatttaatataacaaGGTATGCACACTATAATCATGACAAGTGGCgcaattatttttatgtaatttatatatatgtattaaaaattttatatttaaattaaataaaaattatctaTATTATCCATAattagtttttaaattatttttatgttcaaataaatatttaattagataaaaattaaaaattaaataaatagaaattaaaaaacatttttcatttaactaaattaaatttatattttatattttgaattttaataatttatttactttttatattttaaaattgtttttttgaatttttattttaaaagttttaaaataatttaaaagaaaatacgtATGAATCTCCTCTGCCATTTTCGTGTTTAAAAACAAACGGAGGGTAGTGATGAATTTATGTAACAGATGCCAATCTCAGGGACCAATTTGATGAAAAGAAAAGTGCAGAGGCCAAGTTGGGAAAAGTGGTGAAGTTGAGGACCAATCTATTCCAATAATTCCAACTCCAACCTATTGAAGAGTCACCACCGTCGAAGCGTGCATCACTGGCAAAATCTTCTTCTCCGCCGCGGCCTATAGACCCTTGATCTTGTTGTTCGGTAATGAAATTGCCATCTCTCTTTGTCCGCCCAATCACTCACTTTTCTTCCAAGACATCCAAATCCCATTCTCTCAGTTTCACTCCCTCTTTCTCGCTCCAAGATTTCTCTGTTTCCAATGAAATCCACTCCATTCTGCGTACTGTTAACCCCATGGAACCCGCATTGGAACCTCTGCTTCCCTTCCTTTCTCCGGATATTGTCACTTCCATTATCCAAGACCAACCAAACCCTCAATTGGGTTTCCGTTTCTTCATTTGGGCAACACAGAGAGAGCGTCTACGCAGCTCTGCATCCGAAAAACTCGTCCTCGACATGCTTCTCCGCAAGGACAATGCCTTCGATATGTTCTGGCAAACTCTTGAGGAAGTCAAGAAATACGGGGTTGTAATCGTGCCCAACATCTTTAAGATCTTGATTTCGGGGTATTCTAAAATTGGTCTCGAGGAAAAAGCTGTGGAGTGTTTTGGGAAGATGAAAGATTTTGATTGCAATCCTGATTTATTTACTTTTAATGCTATATTATATGTTATGATTCGTAAGAAGGTCCTTTTGTTAGCTTTAGCGGTTTACAATCAGATGTTGAAGTCTAATTATAAGCCTAATAGAGCTACTTTTAGTATTTTGCTGAATGGTATGTGTAAAAATGGGAAAACTGAAGATGCGCTTAAGATGTTTGATGAAATGACTCTGAGGGGTATAGAGCCAAATAGGTGTATATATACCATAATCATTTCGGGTTTGTGTCGAGCAGATAGGGCTGATGATGCTTGTAGGCTGTTAGGTAGGATGAAAGATAGTGGGTGCTCCCCTGATTTTGTTGCTTATAATGCTTTGCTTAATGGGTTTTGTGAGTTGGGTCGGCTTGATGAAGCTTTCGCACTTTTGCAGTCTTTTCAAAAAGACGGGTTTGTACTTGGATTACGTGGATATAGTAGTTTTATTAACAGTTTTTTTAAAGCTAGGAGATACGAGGAAGCCCATGAATGGTATACAAAGATGTCGGAGGAGAATGTTGAGCCTGATGTTGTTTTATATGCCATAATGCTCCAGGGATTATCAAAAGCAGGCAAAGTTGACGATGCAATGAAGTTGCTGACTGAGATGACTGAAAGAGGTTTAGTTCCCGATACCTACTGTTATAATGCTGTGATTAAAGGGTTTTGTGATATTGGTCTTTTGGATCAAGCACGGGCTCTTCAGCTTGAGATTTCAAGCCATGATTGCTTTCCTAATACCTGCACTTACACAATTCTAATTAGTGGTATGTGCAGGAATGGTTTGGTTGGGGAGGCTCAGCAAATTTTTGATGAGATGGAAAAGCTTGGATGTTATCCCTCAGTTCATACATTTAATTCTCTTATTCATGGATTTTCTAAGGCCGGTCAGCTTGACAAAGCAAACCTTTTGTTTTACAAAATGGAAATAGGGAGAAATCCCTCATTGTTTCTTCGGCTTTCTCATGGATCCTCTCGAGTTCTTGACAGTTCAAGCCTACAAGCTATGGTCGACCAACTTTATGAGTCTGGAAGGGTTCTTAAGGCATTCAAGATTCTTATGCAACTAGCTGACGGTGGGAATGTACCCAACATCTTTACTTACAACATATTGATCCATGGATTTTGCAATGCTGGCAACATTAATGGTGCTTTCAAGCTCTTCAAGGAGATGCAACTCAAGGGGCTATCTCCTGACAGTGTGACCTATGGAACTCTTATTAATGGTTTGCAGAAGGCTGGAAGAGAAGAGGATGCCTTTAGAATCTTTGATCAAATGGAAAAGAATGGGTGTAAACCCAGTGTGGCAGTTTATAGATCACTAATGACTTGGTCTTGTCGAAGAGGAAAGGTTTCATTAGCTTTTAATCTTTGGTTGAGTTATCTGAGCAGCCGTCCTGGTCGGGAAGATGCAGTTATGAaagaatttgaaaaatattttgttgaGGGTGAAGTAGAAAAGGCAATTCTGGGTTTGCTCGATCTGGActtcaaattaaataattttagtttAGCACCCTATACAATTTTCCTTATTGGGTTCTGTCAAGCAGGAAGAGTTGAAGAAGCTTTAAAGATATTTTCTATTCTAGATGAAAAGAATGTTGTTGTTTCCCCTCCTAGTTGTGTAAAGCTGATAGTTGCTCTATGCAAAGAAAGAAATTTGGACCAGGCAGCTGACGTGTTCCTATATACTCTAGAGAAGGGTTTCAAGTTAATGCCTCGAGTTTGCAATTATTTGCTTAGGTCTCTTCTTCGCTCTAAAGATAAAAGGATGTATGCCTTTGATCTTTTGAGTAAAATGAACTTGCAGAGATATGATTTGGATGCATACCTTCATAAAACTACAAAATCTCTTTTATATATGCATCGACACGCGCTGGAAATGAAAAGTCTGGCACCTGGATGAATTTTCAACTATTGTTACTTGAAGTTGTGTAATATATATCTTTTGGCTACTGCTGAGGCTTTTGACTCAACTTACTCAGGATTGATGTGGTTGATTCCTATTTTTGGATCAATACTTCATTTCATTGAAATTGGTTAAGAGGCTTTTAGTTCAGTGTAATGATCTTCAAGCCTGAATTTCACCAATATTCTGTTTGCACGATTTCCTCATGTAATCCTTGTATAACAAGGACGAAGGAGAGCCTGTCACATTTATTCTTTTCATCACTCTTTCCCTGTTGTATACTCTTTGGTTTCAATACTTGGCATTCAATTTTCAGTGGACTGATTCAAGAATAACAAGAATTGAGTTTTTAGAAAATGGATGACATTGAACTTTTGTATGCATCCTTGTGACTGTACACTGAATTAGTTTGTAAATTTATTATGTCAGAAAAGAATGAAAAGTTAATTTACATGAATAAAACTGCTTCATCATTGAGTTAATTGCCATAATCTTTCTTTGTAAATGTTCTCTTTACTTCATAATTGTGCTGCAGGGATCAGTGTTGTTAAACCTATAGGGGATGGGCCAACTCCATCATTTGGGCTATCAACTCCTTGATGTGAAGCGATTGAATAGTTGCTTGCCAAAAAATTAATAAGAAGTAACGGGATACCACTTGCAATCAACTGCTGTACAGCCAATGGTCCTCCCCATTCCAGTTTGGATTCTAACAAGCCTAGACATCCATCCCTAAAACCATGCCAATATGAGAGAACAGCTTCGGTGTAGGCCAAACATCATTTTCACAGTCTGAGGAAATTTTAAGGTGATC contains these protein-coding regions:
- the LOC108459375 gene encoding uncharacterized protein LOC108459375; translated protein: MAPKADSQSAGAVAAADASSQFSMDPVFHILKVVPYSFLRPPRLRLKIPSVSLPSAMTVFSLVLLTYFMVVSGFVYDVIVEPPGIGSTQDPATGAVRPVVFLPGRVNGQYIIEGLSSGFMFVLGGIGIVLLDLALDKNRARSVKVSYAIAGISSVVIAYVMTTLFIRIKIPGYLR
- the LOC108460943 gene encoding serine/threonine-protein kinase TIO isoform X1: MGIEEYHVIELVGEGSFGKVYKGRRKYTGQTVAMKFIMKHGKTEKDIHNLRQEIEILRKLKHENIIEMIDSFESQQEFCVVTEFAQGDLFQILEDDKCLPEEQVQAIAKQLVRALHYLHSNRIIHRDMKPQNILIGAGSVVKLCDFGFARAMSTNTVVLRSIKGTPLYMAPELVREQPYNHTVDLWSLGVILYELFVGQPPFYTNSVYALIRHIVKDPVKYPDEMSASFKSFLKGLLNKVPQSRLTWPALLEHPFVKETLDEVEAREVRATTATSRQSDFALRSEENCIQTPNGKENSPAASKPCNVPSPQSDAKKYSPNTVQGNSALHDEFPGFSNPNDVKQTGNVALDRLENNSRTVNGAQIIGQDNEALALILLPIKKWSEGSQNACSGFYRDQDILHSSQSLRILSNLVAAGALQSGGILDEIMCELLNFTAILVGLKSSDVNELVAKSFSVTKILLAENNGSDAATSYFKHWVVLVEIFSQVVSHTEDASGRVFSESCACITTILVRVSQGLRACSSTQAPKGIASPSVINESLKQILDHAVTSHLVDHLCLCLATSGASLSSGSTNMLLAACEACRAIWSLMDAHEIFFMKENPSLFPLDALWSHSLARLDIRDHARGWLAGTEAAKVVDAVTRAFVRSKSVQFAIVNCLHQRVEPALSAAIHILSRCCLHNGIIPTVLCGLPNSLPVTTIVSGGADGTIVSELFSILSLCSSLNKDAQSDMKCKISNPPALTLHTCLLLATIAQCLKSTGRNSAIFMLTTSPKKQLSRLTILAQHVSSKDTTITSLQPHSASAMLAFASILSLEGGLSVESAISEIAVPLIPPTSTLCDHLKISSDCENDVGPKNTKAVLSYWHGFRDGCVGLLESKLKWGGPLAVQQLIASGIPLLLINFLASNHSVASRQGVDSPNDGVGLSPIGVVWAVSSICYCLSGGVLTFRQTLLNSENMKLICSLISDVHLKLVRSWVGPGGGKDGIRDTINTVIDFLAFPFVAVQNAPGLPAATASVNSGFILNMGSPAERVCKEDKEMVKAIVEDMGKYIKILLEVGVPGIVLRCLDQLESKDLGRTVAFLAKMVGHRPLAVQLVGKGLLDPNRMRRLLDSSPRDATLDTLMIVSDLARMDKGFYEFINGALILDTLRDFLSHEDPNVRAKACNALGNMCRHSAYFYDSLARHHIIGLLIDRCADPDRRTRKFACFAIGNAAYHNDMLYEELRRSIPQLAKLLVSAEEDKTKANAAGALSNLVRNSNKLCEEIISKGAIQALLKLVADCSAVALNPSKKDAVTESPLKIALFSLGKMCAYPNCRQFLRSSELFPVIGRLRQSPESSIVKLAVAIVSKVTDAS
- the LOC108460943 gene encoding serine/threonine-protein kinase TIO isoform X2, encoding MGIEEYHVIELVGEGSFGKVYKGRRKYTGQTVAMKFIMKHGKTEKDIHNLRQEIEILRKLKHENIIEMIDSFESQQEFCVVTEFAQGDLFQILEDDKCLPEEQVQAIAKQLVRALHYLHSNRIIHRDMKPQNILIGAGSVVKLCDFGFARAMSTNTVVLRSIKGTPLYMAPELVREQPYNHTVDLWSLGVILYELFVGQPPFYTNSVYALIRHIVKDPVKYPDEMSASFKSFLKGLLNKVPQSRLTWPALLEHPFVKETLDEVEAREVRATTATSRQSDFALRSEENCIQTPNGKENSPAASKPCNVPSPQSDAKKYSPNTVQGNSALHDEFPGFSNPNDVKQTGNVALDRLENNSRTVNGAQIIGQDNEALALILLPIKKWSEGSQNACRDQDILHSSQSLRILSNLVAAGALQSGGILDEIMCELLNFTAILVGLKSSDVNELVAKSFSVTKILLAENNGSDAATSYFKHWVVLVEIFSQVVSHTEDASGRVFSESCACITTILVRVSQGLRACSSTQAPKGIASPSVINESLKQILDHAVTSHLVDHLCLCLATSGASLSSGSTNMLLAACEACRAIWSLMDAHEIFFMKENPSLFPLDALWSHSLARLDIRDHARGWLAGTEAAKVVDAVTRAFVRSKSVQFAIVNCLHQRVEPALSAAIHILSRCCLHNGIIPTVLCGLPNSLPVTTIVSGGADGTIVSELFSILSLCSSLNKDAQSDMKCKISNPPALTLHTCLLLATIAQCLKSTGRNSAIFMLTTSPKKQLSRLTILAQHVSSKDTTITSLQPHSASAMLAFASILSLEGGLSVESAISEIAVPLIPPTSTLCDHLKISSDCENDVGPKNTKAVLSYWHGFRDGCVGLLESKLKWGGPLAVQQLIASGIPLLLINFLASNHSVASRQGVDSPNDGVGLSPIGVVWAVSSICYCLSGGVLTFRQTLLNSENMKLICSLISDVHLKLVRSWVGPGGGKDGIRDTINTVIDFLAFPFVAVQNAPGLPAATASVNSGFILNMGSPAERVCKEDKEMVKAIVEDMGKYIKILLEVGVPGIVLRCLDQLESKDLGRTVAFLAKMVGHRPLAVQLVGKGLLDPNRMRRLLDSSPRDATLDTLMIVSDLARMDKGFYEFINGALILDTLRDFLSHEDPNVRAKACNALGNMCRHSAYFYDSLARHHIIGLLIDRCADPDRRTRKFACFAIGNAAYHNDMLYEELRRSIPQLAKLLVSAEEDKTKANAAGALSNLVRNSNKLCEEIISKGAIQALLKLVADCSAVALNPSKKDAVTESPLKIALFSLGKMCAYPNCRQFLRSSELFPVIGRLRQSPESSIVKLAVAIVSKVTDAS